In a single window of the Littorina saxatilis isolate snail1 linkage group LG5, US_GU_Lsax_2.0, whole genome shotgun sequence genome:
- the LOC138967770 gene encoding uncharacterized protein, which produces MKLNALYFFTKTVDFRREKPELQPITIKGQPVETVKSYKYLGMVIDDKLDWTEHIRACCKKGNQRLFFLRKLKKFRVDPKIMSLFFQSVVQSVTLYNIVCFLGSAKKTDVDQLGKIIRTAERIIKEELPSINSIYEKTAIRKLNKIRSDPSHPLHPVLTAQTPARSASRRLRSFKCRTNRFLDSYLPSAVRLLNATT; this is translated from the coding sequence atgaaactgaacgcactgtattttttcaccaagacagtcgACTTCAGGAGAGAAAAGCCAGAACTTCAACCAATCACCATCAAGGGTCAGCCAGTTGAGACTGTTAAGTCGTATAAGTACCTGGGCATGGTAATTGATGATAAACTGGACTGGACTGAACACATCCGCGCTTGCTGCAAAAAGGGCAACCAGAGACTCTTCTTCCTCAGAAAACTGAAGAAATTCAGGGTGGACCCAAAAATCATGTCACTGTTCTTTCAGTCAGTAGTACAGAGCGTCACGCTATACAACATCGTATGCTTCCTTGGGAGCGCAAAGAAGACGGATGTTGATCAGCTGGGGAAAATTATCAGAACTGCTGAAAGAATCATCAAAGAAGAACTGCCAAGCATCAACTCCATCTACGAGAAGACAGCCATCAGAAAGCTTAATAAGATCCGGTCAGATCCATCTCACCCTCTCCATCCCGTCCTCACAGCTCAGACTCCAGCCCGATCAGCATCGAGGAGGTTGCGCTCCTTCAAGTGCCGCACTAACAGGTTCCTGGACTCCTACTTGCCCTCTGCTGTCAGGCTACTCAACGCCACGACCtga